From Anastrepha obliqua isolate idAnaObli1 chromosome 3, idAnaObli1_1.0, whole genome shotgun sequence:
ataccatcgtgcaagcaccgtattcacctgatatggccccgtgcgacttccttttgtttcccaagttgaagttaccacttcgtggaaggagctTTCAATCGATAGAGGAgctcaaagagaatgcgacgaaggagctgaaggccatcccttcgtcggcctaccaagggtgcatggaggactgagttaaacgttggcacatgtgtgttgcttcagccagatatattttgaaggaaataaaatacattttcctgaaatttaactttgttttgtgttatttaaaaattcccagtactttctgatcatagggtacatacgGGCTAGCGCTAAATTATACCGAAATCCAAAAATAGGTAAATAAAGTTGCGGAGAATATGCAAAATGCACgagtaaaataatttacaagGAAACAtgaaacatatgtacattcacaGAATATGTTGTtctatttattcattcattttttttcggCAGTTATATGGAATACGtaacaaattcgaaaatatttgaaaggcaTACATTTGCTTACTTCCTAAAATGCGCAGTAGTATAGACCAATGGTTGCCCCCCATAGGTGAATCCATATGGGCGGTAGAGTGATGCCGGAATAGCAGGAGCAGCTGAAGCGAAAGAGCGCAATTGTATTGGAGCGTTGGCGTGAACAAAATCGGCAGCGGGTCCTAGTCCAAATGGCAGCGTGCGCAGCAAAGGTGCGACTGAGAGTGGTGCCGAAAAAGTGTGAAGGGCCGGTGCGGCGTACGAGCGCACAGCAGGCGCCACTAGCGGTGCAACGCGTTGAGCTTTGCTATGCACGATGGTTGAGCTCTGATGCGAGACAGCAGTGGGCACACTCTCCACGACATCGCCTACTTTAGCCAGTGCTGGTTCATGCACTTCAACGTGGGTAGGCTGGGATGCCACCAGTGTAGACTTGTAGATCGGCAATGCGGCTGACAATGGAGCAGCTGGCAAGACGGCGAGGCCATCAGGAGTGGCGATGGCCAAAGCGCAAACAGCAAAGAGAAtgaactgaaattaaaattaaat
This genomic window contains:
- the LOC129240070 gene encoding uncharacterized protein LOC129240070, with amino-acid sequence MFKVFILFAVCALAIATPDGLAVLPAAPLSAALPIYKSTLVASQPTHVEVHEPALAKVGDVVESVPTAVSHQSSTIVHSKAQRVAPLVAPAVRSYAAPALHTFSAPLSVAPLLRTLPFGLGPAADFVHANAPIQLRSFASAAPAIPASLYRPYGFTYGGQPLVYTTAHFRK